In a single window of the Diospyros lotus cultivar Yz01 chromosome 10, ASM1463336v1, whole genome shotgun sequence genome:
- the LOC127811466 gene encoding uncharacterized protein LOC127811466, which translates to MSPTGTSQHLLRLALSCRKITAQVTNPATESIVAMASSSEQEFVAQHRAKLSRFTRPHNFWFWDSKIASRVGEKLGLRLREIGVSDVEIDLSEELSRPIRHRRMVSPLIESVRRAGVCVAGADKLEL; encoded by the coding sequence atgtcgCCCACCGGAACGAGTCAGCACCTGCTCCGGCTGGCGCTATCTTGCCGGAAAATCACAGCTCAGGTGACAAATCCGGCCACTGAATCGATCGTGGCCATGGCGTCGTCTTCCGAGCAGGAGTTCGTGGCCCAGCACCGAGCCAAGCTCAGCCGATTCACTCGCCCCCACAATTTCTGGTTCTGGGATTCCAAGATCGCATCTAGAGTCGGCGAGAAGCTAGGGCTTCGTCTCAGGGAAATCGGGGTCTCCGACGTCGAGATCGACCTCAGCGAGGAGCTCTCCAGGCCGATTCGCCACCGCAGAATGGTGTCTCCGCTGATCGAGTCCGTCAGGCGCGCCGGCGTTTGCGTTGCCGGCGCCGACAAACTGGAGTTGTAG